One window of Mesorhizobium sp. PAMC28654 genomic DNA carries:
- a CDS encoding autotransporter assembly complex protein TamA, translating into MPAHETQMSGGTAPGRVLPRVLFFAFMCSTVLVGESRHAAAFEIFGIKLWGASKEDTDIVDPLRYAVTIDAPDADKALLKKLQNASALKSDEDHPVSGSLGLMAKARSDREQLVAALYADARYEGVVTITIDGKSIDDLPPDAEFKGPQPIPVTVNIATGPKFTLGNIHLEGDAAGLMSADYGLIAGGDAGSGAVLKAEALIVRTLKEQGRPLAKVTDRQIVAEHNTSTLDVTLTVAAGPVAGYGETTVSGTEKVDRDFTEYMTGLKRGRQYSPQEISDARDRLLALEVFNSVTLKEADKLDADGNIPIGVQVSERKPRYFGLGGSFSNIEGLGLEGYWGNRNLFGHAEKLRIDGAISGIGSNDLSKLNYNAGIMFEKPGVIGPTSKFFANIKTVLEHPDAYDHFSVKGETGLSYDLDKKQTVSAAVSLDYSRIHDAFGKHTYLIASIPLQYVYDNRDSRLNPTRGFRVLAYAEPSYDILSGAAFLKLKGEGSAYQSLDTASKFVLAERVAIGSIVGTGLESVPADRRFYSGGGGSVRGYSYQGIGPKDINGQPIGGLSFFETSVEMRIAITDTIGIVPFVDAGTVSTRSAPNFSDVKVGAGLGLRYVTPFGPLRIDAAVPLNRDPTDPHFGIYAGIGQAF; encoded by the coding sequence ATGCCGGCGCATGAAACGCAGATGTCAGGAGGTACCGCGCCAGGGCGCGTGCTTCCGCGCGTCCTGTTTTTCGCGTTCATGTGCTCGACCGTGCTGGTTGGCGAATCGAGGCATGCGGCGGCTTTCGAGATTTTTGGCATCAAACTGTGGGGGGCGTCCAAGGAGGACACCGACATCGTCGATCCGTTGCGCTATGCCGTGACGATCGACGCGCCGGATGCCGACAAGGCCCTTCTCAAGAAACTCCAGAATGCCTCCGCGCTGAAGAGCGACGAGGATCATCCGGTGTCCGGTTCGCTCGGGCTGATGGCCAAGGCGCGCAGCGACCGCGAACAGCTGGTCGCCGCCCTATATGCCGATGCCCGCTATGAGGGCGTCGTCACCATCACCATCGACGGCAAGTCGATCGACGACCTGCCGCCCGACGCCGAATTCAAGGGCCCGCAGCCGATCCCGGTGACGGTCAACATCGCCACCGGACCGAAGTTCACCCTTGGCAATATCCACCTCGAGGGCGACGCGGCCGGCCTCATGAGCGCCGATTACGGCCTGATCGCCGGCGGCGATGCCGGTTCCGGCGCGGTCCTCAAGGCCGAGGCGCTGATCGTGCGGACTCTGAAGGAGCAGGGCAGGCCGCTGGCCAAGGTGACGGATCGCCAGATCGTCGCCGAACACAACACGTCGACGCTTGACGTGACGCTGACCGTGGCGGCCGGACCGGTGGCCGGTTATGGCGAGACGACGGTCTCGGGCACGGAAAAGGTCGACCGCGATTTCACCGAATACATGACAGGGCTGAAGCGCGGCCGGCAATATTCTCCGCAAGAGATCAGCGATGCGCGCGACCGGCTGCTGGCGCTCGAAGTCTTCAACAGCGTGACGCTGAAGGAAGCCGACAAGCTCGACGCCGACGGCAATATTCCGATCGGCGTCCAGGTCAGCGAGCGCAAGCCCCGCTATTTCGGCCTGGGCGGTAGTTTTTCCAACATCGAGGGGCTCGGTCTGGAAGGCTATTGGGGGAACCGGAACCTGTTCGGCCATGCGGAAAAGCTGCGCATCGACGGCGCCATCAGTGGCATCGGCAGCAATGACCTCTCCAAGCTCAACTACAATGCCGGCATCATGTTTGAAAAGCCGGGCGTTATCGGGCCGACGTCGAAATTCTTCGCCAACATCAAGACCGTCCTGGAACATCCTGACGCCTATGACCATTTCTCGGTCAAGGGCGAGACCGGCCTCTCCTATGATCTCGACAAGAAGCAGACGGTTTCGGCGGCAGTCTCGCTCGACTATTCGAGAATCCACGATGCCTTCGGCAAGCACACCTATCTGATCGCCAGCATTCCCCTGCAATATGTCTATGACAACCGCGACAGCCGGCTCAATCCGACCAGGGGATTCAGGGTGCTGGCCTATGCCGAGCCCAGCTACGACATATTGAGCGGTGCGGCCTTCCTCAAACTGAAGGGCGAGGGGTCCGCCTATCAGTCACTGGATACGGCCTCCAAATTCGTCCTTGCCGAACGGGTCGCCATCGGCTCGATCGTCGGTACCGGCCTGGAGAGTGTTCCAGCCGACCGGCGCTTCTATTCCGGCGGTGGCGGCTCGGTGCGCGGTTACTCCTATCAGGGCATCGGCCCCAAGGACATCAATGGCCAGCCGATCGGCGGGCTCTCCTTCTTCGAGACCTCGGTCGAGATGCGCATTGCGATCACCGACACGATCGGCATCGTGCCCTTCGTCGATGCCGGCACCGTATCGACCAGGTCGGCTCCCAATTTTTCCGACGTGAAGGTCGGCGCCGGTCTCGGTTTGCGTTACGTGACGCCCTTCGGCCCCCTGCGCATCGATGCTGCCGTCCCCCTCAACCGTGATCCGACCGATCCGCATTTCGGCATCTATGCCGGCATTGGCCAGGCGTTCTGA
- the cysW gene encoding sulfate ABC transporter permease subunit CysW codes for MADPEIKSYEPHHESRSAAVTESRPAQAVLMVIVFAFLGIFLLLPLIIVFHEAFAKGIGAYLQSLGDADTRSAIRLTLLVAAISVPLNIVFGISAAWAIAKFEFKGKAFLTTLIDLPFSVSPVISGLVYVLLFGAQGLLGGWLKAHGIVILFAVPGIVLATVFVTFPFVARELIPLMQEQGNGDEEAALSLGANGWQAFWYVTLPNVKWGLLYGVLLCNARAMGEFGAVSVVSGHIRGLTNTMPLHVEILYNEYNAVGAFAVASLLAGLALVTLVLKTLLEMRYGAELAATRGH; via the coding sequence ATGGCTGACCCGGAGATCAAATCCTACGAACCGCATCACGAAAGCCGCTCAGCGGCGGTGACTGAGAGCAGGCCGGCGCAAGCCGTCCTGATGGTCATTGTCTTTGCCTTCCTCGGCATCTTTCTGCTGCTGCCGCTAATCATCGTCTTTCACGAGGCCTTCGCCAAAGGCATCGGCGCCTACTTGCAGTCGCTGGGCGATGCCGACACCCGCTCGGCGATCCGGCTCACACTTCTGGTGGCGGCGATCTCCGTGCCGCTCAACATCGTCTTCGGCATCTCCGCCGCATGGGCGATCGCCAAGTTCGAGTTCAAGGGCAAGGCTTTCCTCACCACGCTGATCGACCTGCCCTTCTCCGTCTCCCCGGTCATTTCCGGCCTCGTCTATGTGCTGCTGTTCGGCGCGCAAGGCTTGCTCGGCGGCTGGTTGAAGGCGCACGGCATCGTCATCCTGTTCGCGGTGCCCGGCATTGTACTGGCCACAGTCTTCGTCACCTTCCCCTTCGTCGCGCGCGAGCTGATCCCGCTGATGCAGGAACAGGGCAATGGCGATGAGGAGGCGGCACTTTCGCTCGGCGCCAATGGTTGGCAGGCCTTCTGGTATGTGACGCTGCCCAACGTCAAATGGGGCCTGCTCTACGGCGTGCTCCTGTGCAACGCGCGCGCCATGGGCGAGTTCGGCGCGGTGTCCGTGGTGTCGGGCCACATACGCGGCCTGACCAACACCATGCCGCTGCATGTCGAAATCCTCTACAATGAGTACAACGCGGTCGGCGCCTTCGCCGTCGCCTCATTGCTTGCGGGCCTGGCGCTCGTCACGCTGGTCTTGAAAACACTTCTCGAGATGCGCTACGGCGCCGAGCTCGCCGCGACGCGCGGACACTAA
- a CDS encoding sulfate/molybdate ABC transporter ATP-binding protein, whose amino-acid sequence MEVRVANVRKEFERFPALHDVSLDIKSGELIALLGPSGSGKTTLLRLIAGLERPTRGKIFFGEEDASQKSIQERNVGFVFQHYALFRHMTVADNIGFGLKVRHGSTRPPAAEIRRRASELLDLVQLSGLEKRYPAQLSGGQRQRVALARAMAIEPKVLLLDEPFGALDAQVRRELRRWLREIHDATGHTTVFVTHDQEEALELADRVVVMSQGRIEQVGTADDIYDTPNSPFVYGFIGESSSLPVKVDNGEIWLADRPIGLSAPHAPSGDATLYFRPHDVELVDGCSGCIAGTVAASRRVAGTRRVELEIGGDRQRVEIELPVDHPAAQKSRVAFRPRRWNLFPAA is encoded by the coding sequence ATGGAAGTTCGCGTTGCCAACGTGCGCAAGGAGTTCGAGCGGTTTCCCGCGCTCCACGACGTGTCGCTCGACATCAAGTCGGGCGAACTGATCGCGTTGCTGGGACCATCCGGTTCCGGCAAGACGACGCTTCTCAGGCTGATCGCCGGGCTGGAGCGGCCGACGCGCGGCAAGATCTTCTTCGGCGAAGAGGACGCCTCGCAGAAGTCGATCCAGGAGCGCAATGTCGGTTTCGTTTTCCAGCACTACGCGCTGTTCCGGCACATGACCGTCGCCGACAATATCGGTTTCGGCCTGAAGGTCCGCCACGGATCGACGCGTCCGCCGGCTGCGGAAATCCGCCGCCGTGCCTCGGAGCTTCTCGACCTCGTCCAGCTTTCGGGCCTCGAAAAGCGCTATCCGGCGCAGCTTTCCGGCGGCCAGCGCCAGCGCGTGGCGCTGGCCCGCGCCATGGCCATCGAACCCAAGGTGCTGCTGCTGGACGAACCGTTCGGCGCGCTCGATGCGCAGGTGCGCCGGGAATTGCGCCGCTGGCTGCGCGAGATCCATGACGCCACCGGCCACACCACCGTCTTCGTCACGCACGACCAGGAAGAAGCCCTTGAGCTTGCCGACCGCGTCGTCGTGATGAGCCAGGGCCGCATCGAGCAGGTCGGTACCGCCGACGATATCTACGATACGCCGAACTCGCCCTTCGTCTATGGCTTCATCGGCGAATCGAGCTCGCTCCCCGTCAAGGTCGACAATGGCGAAATCTGGCTCGCCGACCGCCCGATCGGACTTTCCGCGCCGCATGCGCCTTCGGGCGACGCCACGCTGTACTTCCGCCCGCACGATGTCGAGCTGGTGGATGGCTGCAGCGGCTGCATCGCCGGCACGGTCGCGGCCAGCCGTCGCGTCGCCGGCACCCGCCGGGTAGAGCTTGAGATCGGCGGTGATCGCCAGCGCGTCGAGATCGAGTTGCCTGTCGACCACCCTGCCGCCCAGAAGAGCCGCGTCGCGTTTCGGCCACGGCGCTGGAATCTGTTTCCGGCCGCCTGA
- a CDS encoding sulfate ABC transporter substrate-binding protein, whose amino-acid sequence MTKPYFKKLLGALIASSVQFGTLGFAFADTTILNVSYDPTRELYKAYDEAFVAHWKAETGETVTIQQSHGGSGAQARAVIDGLDADVVTLALEGDINAIVSKSKKINPDWRTKFENNSAPYTSTIIFLVRKGNPKGIHDWNDLVKDGVQVITPNPKTSGGARWNYLAAWAYANANDGGDEAKTKEFVGKLYANAPVLDTGARGSTVTFAQKGLGDVLIAWENDAYLALDEFGADNFELVYPPTSILAEPPVAIVDANVDAKGTRKVAEAYLGWLYSKEGQTIIAKNHYRPAKPELVAAEDLPKTPAIKLISIDDPLFGGWKKAQPYHFGDGGIFDQIYKPAQ is encoded by the coding sequence ATGACCAAACCTTATTTCAAGAAACTGCTCGGCGCGCTGATCGCCTCATCTGTCCAGTTCGGCACGCTCGGTTTCGCGTTTGCCGACACCACCATCCTCAACGTGTCGTATGACCCGACGCGCGAGCTTTACAAGGCCTATGACGAAGCCTTCGTCGCGCATTGGAAGGCGGAGACCGGCGAGACGGTCACCATCCAGCAGTCGCATGGCGGATCGGGCGCACAGGCTCGCGCCGTGATCGACGGCCTCGATGCCGATGTGGTGACGCTGGCGCTCGAAGGCGACATCAACGCCATCGTCTCGAAGTCGAAGAAGATCAATCCCGACTGGCGCACCAAGTTCGAGAACAATTCAGCCCCCTACACCTCCACCATCATCTTCCTTGTCCGCAAGGGCAATCCCAAGGGCATTCATGACTGGAACGACCTGGTCAAGGACGGCGTCCAGGTGATCACGCCCAACCCCAAGACCTCCGGTGGTGCGCGCTGGAACTATCTCGCCGCCTGGGCCTATGCCAACGCCAATGACGGCGGCGACGAGGCCAAGACCAAGGAATTCGTCGGCAAGCTCTACGCCAACGCCCCGGTGCTCGACACCGGCGCACGCGGCTCGACGGTGACCTTCGCGCAAAAGGGCCTCGGCGACGTGCTGATCGCCTGGGAAAACGATGCCTACCTGGCGCTGGACGAATTCGGCGCCGACAATTTCGAACTCGTCTACCCGCCGACATCGATCCTGGCCGAGCCGCCGGTGGCGATCGTCGACGCCAATGTCGACGCCAAGGGCACGCGCAAGGTCGCCGAAGCCTATCTGGGCTGGCTCTATTCCAAGGAAGGGCAGACGATCATCGCCAAGAACCACTATCGTCCGGCCAAGCCCGAACTCGTCGCGGCCGAGGATCTTCCCAAGACGCCTGCGATCAAGCTGATCTCCATCGACGATCCGCTCTTTGGCGGCTGGAAGAAAGCGCAGCCTTATCATTTCGGCGACGGTGGTATATTCGACCAGATCTACAAGCCGGCCCAGTAA
- the pbpC gene encoding penicillin-binding protein 1C produces the protein MLSRKFLRRTAITAASCAGILAIAIATLWELDRAFPPPLPAKLTVSTEVQDRDGLLLRAFATPDGYWRLETRLDQVDKQFVDMLVAYEDKRFWDHDGIDVLALARAAGQFATSGHIVSGGSTLSMQLARLIEPRESRSLGSKIKQMLRAIQIERRLSKREILERYLTLAPYGGNLEGVRAASLAYFGKEPKRLTVSEAALLVALPQLPERRRPDRNLQIAHAARDRVLTRMVSAGLIGDREAARAALDDVVGLRRRLPALAAHAAYAMLPKAVPGQPLKLTIRRSVQAGLEQVARDAATKLGPRLSVAMVLADARTGDILGEVGSANFFDASRSGWIDMTKTIRSPGSTLKPFIYGLAFEQGLVAQETLIEDSPADFGGYRPKNFDMGYQGDVSIRQALQLSLNVPAIRVLDAVGPARLMARFRQAGVTPVLPVNEAPGLAIGLGGVGVTLRDLVQLYTGLANGGKTHSLHDGSEPANAQGSTATILDDQANWQIIDMLSGVKPPEGAIQRGIAYKTGTSYGYRDAWSVGFDGRYVLGVWVGRPDAGAVPGLSGYVSAAPILFEGFVRSGLAAVPLPGRPPGVQNPKRDELPVTLTRFGAGSDGLVEATPTEPAPTIIFPPDGARVDLATNSAEATPLVLKLQGGRAPFRWLANGKPLTGIDRTRTATWLPDGTGYSTLTVIDAAGRAASVKVFVE, from the coding sequence ATGCTCTCCAGAAAATTTCTCCGTCGGACGGCCATAACCGCAGCGTCTTGTGCCGGCATTCTCGCCATCGCCATCGCCACCCTCTGGGAACTCGACCGCGCCTTCCCGCCTCCGCTCCCGGCAAAGCTCACGGTCTCCACCGAGGTCCAGGATCGCGACGGCCTTCTGCTGCGCGCCTTCGCCACGCCGGACGGCTACTGGCGGCTCGAAACCCGGCTCGACCAGGTCGACAAGCAGTTCGTCGATATGCTGGTCGCCTATGAGGACAAGCGCTTCTGGGACCATGACGGCATCGACGTGCTGGCGCTGGCCCGTGCCGCCGGACAATTCGCCACTAGCGGCCATATCGTGTCCGGCGGCTCGACGCTGTCGATGCAGCTGGCGCGGCTGATCGAGCCGCGCGAAAGCCGCAGCCTCGGCTCCAAAATCAAGCAGATGCTGCGCGCCATCCAGATCGAACGGCGGCTGTCGAAGCGCGAGATTCTTGAACGCTACCTGACGCTCGCGCCCTATGGCGGCAATCTGGAAGGCGTCCGCGCCGCCTCGCTCGCCTATTTCGGCAAGGAACCGAAACGGCTCACCGTTTCCGAAGCCGCCCTGCTCGTCGCCCTGCCGCAATTGCCGGAACGGCGGCGGCCCGACCGCAACCTCCAGATTGCGCACGCCGCCCGTGACCGGGTGCTGACCCGCATGGTTTCGGCCGGCCTCATCGGCGATCGCGAGGCCGCGCGCGCCGCGCTCGACGATGTCGTAGGCTTACGGCGCAGGCTTCCGGCGCTGGCCGCGCACGCCGCCTATGCGATGCTGCCCAAGGCAGTCCCCGGCCAGCCCCTGAAACTGACGATCCGCAGGAGCGTCCAGGCCGGGCTGGAACAGGTGGCGCGCGACGCCGCGACCAAACTCGGGCCCCGCCTGTCCGTCGCCATGGTGCTGGCTGACGCCCGCACCGGCGATATCCTGGGCGAAGTCGGCTCGGCCAATTTCTTCGACGCCAGCCGCTCCGGCTGGATCGACATGACCAAGACCATCCGCTCGCCCGGCTCGACGCTGAAGCCTTTCATCTACGGCCTCGCTTTCGAACAGGGGCTGGTGGCGCAGGAAACATTGATCGAGGACAGTCCCGCCGATTTCGGCGGCTATCGGCCTAAGAATTTCGACATGGGCTACCAGGGCGATGTCAGTATAAGGCAGGCGCTGCAGCTGTCGCTCAACGTGCCGGCGATCCGTGTGCTCGATGCGGTCGGCCCGGCGCGACTGATGGCGCGCTTCCGCCAGGCCGGCGTGACGCCGGTGCTGCCGGTGAACGAGGCGCCGGGTCTTGCCATCGGCCTAGGCGGCGTTGGCGTGACGCTGCGCGATCTCGTCCAGCTCTATACGGGCCTTGCCAATGGCGGCAAGACGCACTCCCTGCATGATGGCAGCGAGCCGGCCAATGCCCAAGGCTCGACTGCCACGATCCTAGACGATCAGGCGAACTGGCAGATCATCGACATGTTGTCGGGCGTCAAGCCGCCGGAAGGCGCCATCCAGCGCGGCATCGCCTACAAGACTGGTACTTCCTACGGCTATCGCGACGCCTGGTCGGTCGGCTTTGACGGCCGCTACGTACTTGGTGTCTGGGTCGGGCGTCCCGATGCCGGCGCGGTTCCCGGCCTGTCCGGCTATGTTTCGGCCGCCCCCATCCTGTTCGAGGGTTTTGTCCGTTCCGGCCTTGCCGCCGTGCCCCTGCCGGGTAGGCCGCCCGGCGTCCAGAACCCGAAGCGCGACGAGTTGCCGGTCACGCTCACCCGGTTTGGTGCGGGCTCGGATGGGCTGGTCGAGGCGACGCCGACGGAGCCCGCGCCGACCATCATCTTCCCGCCAGACGGCGCACGCGTCGATCTCGCCACCAATTCGGCCGAGGCCACGCCGCTGGTGCTGAAGCTGCAGGGCGGCCGCGCGCCGTTCCGTTGGCTTGCCAATGGCAAGCCGCTCACCGGCATCGACCGCACGCGCACGGCGACCTGGCTGCCCGATGGCACCGGCTATTCGACGCTGACAGTCATCGATGCCGCGGGGCGTGCCGCAAGCGTGAAAGTGTTTGTCGAATAG
- the cysT gene encoding sulfate ABC transporter permease subunit CysT, whose product MSTAPAQAGWRFRQPSVIPGFGLTLGFSLAYLTLIILIPLSGLIWRSAALGWPEFWAIATDRRTLNALRISFGTAFIAALVNVVFGTLVAWVLVRYRFPGRRVVDAMVDLPFALPTAVAGIALTTLYAPNGWIGHLLAPLGIKVAYTPLGIVIALVFIGLPFVVRTVQPIMEEIDKEVEEAAATLGASRFQIITRILFPGLAPAIITGFSLAFARGVGEYGSVIFIAGNLPYKSEIAPLLIVIRLEEYNYPAATAIAAIMLALSFVMLLVVNLAQTWSRKRYG is encoded by the coding sequence ATGAGTACAGCACCCGCGCAGGCGGGGTGGCGGTTCAGACAGCCGAGTGTCATTCCGGGTTTCGGATTGACGCTCGGCTTCTCGCTTGCCTACCTCACCCTCATCATCCTCATTCCGCTGTCCGGGCTGATATGGCGCTCGGCCGCCCTTGGCTGGCCTGAATTCTGGGCGATCGCAACCGACCGCCGCACCCTCAATGCGCTGCGGATCAGCTTCGGCACCGCCTTCATCGCCGCCCTGGTCAACGTCGTCTTCGGCACGCTTGTCGCCTGGGTGCTGGTGCGTTACCGCTTTCCCGGCCGCCGCGTCGTCGATGCCATGGTCGACCTGCCCTTCGCCCTGCCGACGGCGGTGGCGGGCATCGCACTGACCACGCTTTACGCGCCAAACGGCTGGATCGGCCACCTCCTGGCGCCGCTCGGCATCAAGGTCGCCTACACGCCGCTCGGCATCGTCATCGCGCTGGTTTTCATCGGCCTGCCCTTCGTCGTGCGCACCGTGCAGCCGATCATGGAGGAGATCGACAAGGAGGTGGAGGAAGCCGCGGCAACGCTTGGCGCCAGCCGCTTCCAGATCATCACCCGCATCCTGTTTCCAGGCCTGGCGCCGGCCATCATCACCGGCTTTTCGCTCGCCTTCGCGCGCGGCGTCGGCGAGTACGGCTCGGTCATCTTCATCGCCGGCAATCTGCCTTACAAATCCGAGATCGCGCCGCTTCTGATCGTCATCCGGCTGGAAGAATACAATTATCCGGCGGCGACCGCGATCGCGGCGATCATGCTGGCTCTGTCGTTCGTGATGCTGCTGGTCGTCAATCTGGCACAGACATGGAGCCGCAAGCGCTATGGCTGA